In one Arachis duranensis cultivar V14167 chromosome 9, aradu.V14167.gnm2.J7QH, whole genome shotgun sequence genomic region, the following are encoded:
- the LOC107466133 gene encoding extensin-like, whose protein sequence is MTCHQRPLPKPSPPSLLPNPSTTTQPPPPTTPATAKPPPPCQPPPPHRTLPPISPGHFSAPLALIRLPGSASRPLLSIRSSPPPFTATDETATPSAGPSSSTATPATTTAPPPTSEPIYHLVHRLFQQLDRMEHRNRRRYERSERRNRRRYEHLKLLIRSGGDIPSEPDTPLDPSEEEVDEHEEELAPPQAAQAGTEQAAPQQEIPHQIQAADPEIPIQSAPPLQQTNPQTTTTETPAIHPTSDDTPSHPV, encoded by the exons atgacttgtcatcagcgCCCCCTCCCGAAACCCTCtcctccctctcttctccccaaCCCCTCAACCACCACCCAGCCACCACCACCGACAACCCCCGCCACCGCCAAGCCACCGCCGCCGTGCCAACCACCGCCACCGCACCGGACGCTACCTCCAATTTCCCCCGGTCACTTTTCTGCCCCACTCGCCTTAATTCGTCTACCAGGTTCCGCATCACGTCCCCTTCTATCCATTCGTAGTTC ACCCCCACCCTTCACTGCTACTGATGAGACAGCCACACCATCTGCTGGTCCTTCTTCTTCCACAGCTACCCCTGCTACCACTACTGCACCTCCACCTACCTCAGAGCCAATTTATCACCTTGTGCACCGCCTATTTCAGCAGCTAGACAGAATGGAGCACCGCAACCGGCGCCGGTATGAGAGATCTGAGCGTCGCAACAGgcgacgctatgagcacctAAAGCTTTTGATTCGATCTGGCGgcgacatcccctccgagcctgaCACACCATTAGACCCATCTGAGGAGGAGGTGGATGAGCACGAGGAGGAGCTGGCACCCCCTCAGGCTGCACAGGCAGGCACCGAGCAGGCTGCACCACAGCAGGAGATCCCACATCAGATCCAGGCTGCAGATCCCGAGATTCCCATTCAGTCAGCACCTCCTCTACAGCAGACAAATCCTCAGACCACCACCACAGAGACTCCAGCTATCCACCCTACCAGTGATGACACCCCTTCACACCCAGTTTGA
- the LOC107466138 gene encoding CBL-interacting serine/threonine-protein kinase 4: protein MEPPLQSQQQPSPPQTSPRSTTILGKYQLTRLLGRGSFAKVYQALTLSDGSTVAVKIIDKSKTVDAAMEPRIVREIAAMRRLHDHPNILKIHEVMATRTKIHLVVEFAAGGELFAKILRRGPLPEQAARRYFQQLVSALRFCHRNGVAHRDLKPQNLLLDAAGNLKVSDFGLSALPEQLNNGLLQTACGTPAYTAPEILRRRGNSAGYDGSKADAWSCGLVLYNLLAGSLPFNDSNIPEMCRKISRRDYRFPEWISKPARFVIYRLLDPNPETRMSVEALYQNSWFKKYLKPEPEESVFGSDPYYENSCKGINNKGMNAFDIISLSSGLDLRGLFETTSFGNRREKRFTSDAKAEVVEAKVKEIGGVLGFRVEVGKNGAIGLRKGKVVLVVEVLEIVEGELLMVDVRVVEGGFEFEELHWRDLKDGLQDVVLSWHNESPLLPQSP, encoded by the coding sequence ATGGAACCGCCATTGCAGTCGCAACAGCAACCATCACCGCCGCAAACTTCGCCGCGCTCAACCACTATCCTCGGCAAGTACCAGCTCACGCGCCTCCTCGGCCGCGGAAGCTTCGCCAAGGTCTACCAGGCGCTCACGCTTTCCGATGGCTCCACCGTAGCAGTCAAAATCATTGATAAATCCAAGACGGTGGACGCCGCCATGGAGCCACGAATCGTTCGCGAGATCGCCGCCATGCGCCGCCTCCACGACCACCCTAACATCCTCAAGATCCACGAGGTCATGGCTACCAGGACCAAGATCCACCTTGTCGTCGAGTTCGCCGCTGGCGGTGAGCTATTCGCCAAGATCCTCCGCCGCGGACCGCTTCCGGAGCAAGCGGCGAGGCGGTACTTCCAGCAGCTGGTCTCCGCGCTCCGGTTCTGCCACCGAAACGGCGTTGCGCACCGAGACCTTAAGCCGCAGAATCTCCTCCTCGACGCCGCCGGAAACCTGAAGGTCTCCGATTTCGGCCTCTCCGCACTTCCGGAACAGCTCAACAACGGCCTCCTACAAACCGCATGCGGAACTCCGGCTTACACCGCGCCGGAGATACTCCGCCGCCGTGGAAACTCCGCCGGATACGACGGATCAAAGGCAGACGCGTGGTCTTGCGGCCTTGTCCTTTACAATCTCCTCGCTGGAAGCCTCCCGTTCAACGACTCAAACATTCCGGAGATGTGCCGGAAGATTTCCCGTCGAGATTACCGGTTCCCAGAGTGGATATCGAAACCTGCGCGTTTCGTTATCTACCGGTTACTCGACCCGAACCCGGAAACCCGCATGAGCGTAGAAGCTCTCTACCAGAACTCATGGTTCAAGAAATATTTAAAACCCGAACCCGAGGAGAGTGTATTCGGCTCGGATCCTTATTATGAGAATTCTTGCAAAGGGATTAACAATAAAGGAATGAATGCGTTTGATATCATTTCTCTGTCTTCGGGTTTGGACTTGAGGGGGTTGTTTGAAACGACGTCCTTTGGGAATAGGAGGGAGAAGAGGTTTACTTCAGATGCTAAGGCAGAGGTGGTAGAGGCGAAGGTGAAGGAAATTGGcggggttttagggtttagggttgagGTCGGAAAGAACGGAGCGATTGGGTTGAGGAAAGGGAAGGTGGTGTTGGTGGTCGAGGTTCTTGAGATTGTAGAGGGTGAGTTGTTGATGGTGGATGTGAGGGTGGTTGAAGGTGGTTTCGAGTTTGAGGAGCTTCATTGGAGGGACTTGAAAGATGGGTTGCAAGATGTTGTGCTTTCTTGGCATAATGAATCGCCACTGCTACCACAGTCACCATAG